In Thermoplasmatales archaeon, a genomic segment contains:
- a CDS encoding ATP synthase subunit A, which yields MKGKIISVSGPVVKAKEMKGAKMYDLVEVGEEKLIGEIIQLKEDRAIIQVYEDTTGLKPGEKVESTGMPLSVELAPGLLTSIYDGIQRPLPEIVKKCNEFIKRGVEAFPIDRKKKWGFVPTVKEKEKVEGGDIIGIVKETPIIEHRIIVPLDVGKGNVESIEEGKFRVDEPIATIGGKEISMLHRWPVRKQRPFKEKLPPSLPLITGQRVFDTFFPIAKGGTGAIPGGFGTGKTVSQHQLARWSDADIVVYIGCGERGNEMTEVLRDFPRLKDPKTGHPLMERTVLIANTSNMPVAAREASVYTGITIAEYYRDMGYDVALMADSTSRWAEALREISGRLEEMPGEEGYPAYLASRLAEFYERAGRVKVMGSNNREGSISVVGAVSPPGGDFSEPVTQNTLRIVKVFWALDAELADRRHFPSVNWLRSYSLYLERVSNWWEKNIGKEWLRLRNEAMALLQKEEELKEIIRLVGPDALPPVDRVILEGARIIREDFLQQNAYHEVDTYCPPNKQYEMLRIIIKFYNLMKECVEKGVDFEKLRNLKSKEMIARMATTPNEEWQEKFREIEKYMEEEIKGIQK from the coding sequence AGCAAAAATGTATGACTTAGTTGAGGTTGGAGAGGAGAAGTTAATAGGGGAAATAATACAGCTAAAAGAAGATAGGGCGATAATTCAAGTTTATGAAGATACAACAGGTTTAAAGCCAGGAGAAAAAGTTGAAAGCACTGGAATGCCATTATCTGTTGAGCTTGCTCCAGGTTTGTTGACTTCCATATATGATGGAATTCAAAGACCATTGCCTGAGATTGTCAAAAAATGCAATGAATTTATAAAGAGAGGGGTTGAGGCATTCCCTATAGATAGGAAGAAAAAATGGGGGTTTGTTCCAACTGTAAAGGAAAAGGAAAAAGTGGAGGGTGGGGATATAATAGGGATTGTAAAAGAAACTCCAATCATTGAGCATAGAATAATTGTGCCCCTGGATGTTGGAAAAGGAAATGTAGAGAGTATAGAAGAAGGAAAATTCAGGGTGGATGAGCCAATTGCAACTATTGGCGGAAAGGAGATAAGCATGCTACATAGGTGGCCTGTAAGAAAGCAGCGTCCTTTCAAAGAAAAGTTGCCTCCTTCCCTTCCTCTTATAACAGGACAGAGGGTTTTTGATACATTTTTCCCAATTGCTAAAGGAGGAACAGGCGCCATACCAGGAGGATTTGGAACAGGAAAGACAGTAAGCCAGCACCAGCTAGCTAGATGGAGCGATGCGGATATAGTTGTTTATATAGGGTGTGGTGAAAGAGGAAATGAAATGACAGAAGTGTTGCGAGACTTCCCGCGCTTAAAGGATCCAAAAACAGGACATCCTCTTATGGAAAGAACAGTTTTAATAGCAAATACATCAAACATGCCTGTCGCTGCAAGAGAAGCAAGTGTTTATACAGGAATAACCATCGCAGAATATTATAGAGATATGGGCTATGATGTCGCGCTTATGGCTGACTCCACCAGCAGGTGGGCAGAAGCACTTAGAGAAATATCTGGCAGGCTTGAAGAAATGCCTGGCGAAGAGGGCTATCCCGCATATCTTGCTTCTCGCCTTGCGGAATTTTATGAAAGAGCGGGGAGGGTAAAAGTGATGGGTAGCAATAATAGAGAAGGGTCGATATCTGTTGTGGGAGCGGTCTCTCCTCCAGGAGGAGATTTTTCTGAGCCGGTTACTCAAAATACATTGAGGATAGTAAAAGTATTCTGGGCTCTGGACGCAGAGCTTGCGGATAGAAGGCATTTTCCTTCTGTAAACTGGCTTCGCTCCTACTCCCTTTATCTTGAAAGAGTCAGCAATTGGTGGGAGAAAAATATTGGCAAGGAATGGCTAAGGCTGAGAAATGAGGCAATGGCTTTGCTTCAAAAGGAAGAGGAGCTTAAGGAAATAATAAGATTAGTTGGGCCAGATGCATTGCCACCGGTTGATAGAGTAATACTTGAAGGAGCAAGGATAATAAGAGAAGATTTTCTTCAGCAGAATGCATATCATGAAGTAGATACATATTGCCCTCCAAATAAACAATATGAAATGCTAAGAATAATAATAAAATTTTACAATTTGATGAAGGAGTGTGTTGAAAAAGGAGTCGATTTTGAAAAATTGAGGAATTTGAAGAGCAAGGAAATGATAGCGAGAATGGCAACAACACCCAATGAGGAATGGCAGGAAAAATTCAGAGAAATAGAAAAATATATGGAAGAGGAAATAAAGGGGATTCAGAAGTAG